A single genomic interval of Lathyrus oleraceus cultivar Zhongwan6 chromosome 7, CAAS_Psat_ZW6_1.0, whole genome shotgun sequence harbors:
- the LOC127102956 gene encoding uncharacterized protein LOC127102956, whose protein sequence is MDPKEQNQTMSRDDIDVMRNQLNQLIEVMVALANREDNIQRTVVTGNVIPPQVNNRAQPQPVRIPFENPAIQEHHIIQDGHYSPHDAIKYHSFTFSEPNDQGAILVRKTKRPEVIEIVEKYHVLNERLEAIEGHDYYDLDTLNMCLVSDLVLPPKFKVPHFQKYKGDSCPKRHLVMFCRKMTSYALDEKLMIHYFQDILSGASLS, encoded by the coding sequence ATGGACCCTAAAGAGCAAAACCAGACTATGTCAAGAGATGATATTGACGTAATGAGAAACCAGTTGAACCAACTCATAGAGGTTATGGTAGCTTTGGCAAATAGAGAGGACAACATTCAACGGACTGTCGTCACTGGAAATGTCATTCCACCTCAAGTGAACAATCGAGCTCAACCTCAGCCTGTTCGGATCCCTTTTGAGAACCCTGCTATACAAGAGCATCACATTATCCAAGATGGACATTACTCACCTCATGATGCAATTAAGTATCATAGTTTTACATTCTCAGAGCCAAATGACCAAGGGGCAATCTTGGTGAGGAAGACCAAGAGACCAGAGGTTATTGAGATTGTTGAAAAGTACCATGTGCTGAATGAAAGACTGGAAGCTATAGAGGGGCATGATTATTATGATCTGGATACTTTAAACATGTGTTTAGTGTCTGACCTGGTTTTACCCCCGAAATTTAAAGTACCCCACTTTcagaagtacaaaggggatagctGCCCAAAACGCCATTTGGTGATGTTCTGCCGAAAAATGACCTCCTATGCTCTCGACGAAAAGCTAatgattcactattttcaagacATTTTGAGTGGGGCATCATTGAGTTAG